From one Melospiza melodia melodia isolate bMelMel2 chromosome 4, bMelMel2.pri, whole genome shotgun sequence genomic stretch:
- the SUN2 gene encoding SUN domain-containing protein 2 has translation MSRRSQRLVTSRYYPGDEDATTSGSSTSLLGGTQLPFKETTGRTIRRKSSSTKRLSPAPSTQTSYYSESMMSESYLGGSRGLAALGSSMLDDDLDSSTYWGGELSTRRRRGTGDTESSKINGVLESKTYDTYTSSSGYSSEDDYAGHYYSGQSSSGSGLRTAASRVGSFLWQVFTSPVRLMGWLFSGLEGAWRRFTGTASHLDSVPFSRRYPRLKRSLLLLLLLLLLAAAAYGAWYFYPYGLSTLSLPSFPWWGAGKLSSSSDLPGAGDLTTLDQGGHRLLARFQALEKRFEALEAELSQWELRRGAAAVTAGGEPPPGDILALLEGLVSRRDAGLKEHLRSDMANQLQGELDVLRAQVQRDLDGRLGKMAQASREMEARLLELNSEWQSSVQESLRGTFQQEVGKLEQEVAVLRRELASLKSDQEVMGKHVKGILEQLKTVGADVEAQFPVWISRFLSQSQQDGAAAFILQREDLQAELRALEQKILAKVLEDRRLSARDAQAGIGVALRQGGAAGVTEEQVHLIVGQALKRYSEDRVGMVDYALESAGASVINTRCSETYEMRTALLSLFGIPLWYHSQSPRAILQPDVNPGNCWAFRGSEGFAVIRLSGVIRPTAVTLEHIPKALSPQGTIPSAPKDFAVYGLKEEREEEGLLLGQFTYNHDGDPIQTFYLEGDSMGTYQLVELRVLSNWGHPEYTCIYRFRVHGEPAH, from the exons ATGTCCCGCCGCAGCCAGCGCCTTGTCACCAGCCGCTATTACCCCGGGGACGAAGATGCCACGACCAGCGGCAGCAGCACATCTCTGCTGGGTGGGACACAGCTCCCCTTCAAGGAGACCACCGGCAG GACGATCAGGAGGAAATCGAGTAGCACCAAACGCCTCTCTCCCGCCCCCAGCACCCAAACCTCCTACTATAGCGAGTCCATGATGAGCGAGTCCTACCTGGGGGGCAGCCGGGGccttgctgccctgggcagctccatGCTGGATGATGACCTGGACAGCAGCACGTACTGGG GTGGAGAGCTCTCCACCAGGAGGAGAAGAGGCACAGGGGACACCGAGTCCAGTAAGATCAATGGGGTGCTGGAGAGCAAGACGTACGACACCTACACGTCTTCATCTGGGTACTCCTCGGAGGACGACTACGCTG GTCACTATTACTCAGGCCAGAGTAGCTCCGGGTCAGGTCTGAGAACTGCAGCCTCCCGGGTGGGCTCCTTCCTCTGGCAGGTGTTCACCTCCCCAG TTCGGTTGATGGGGTGGCTCTTCTCGGGGCTGGAAGGGGCCTGGCGCCGCTTCACGGGCACAGCTTCCCACCTGGACAGCGTCCCCTTCTCCAG GCGCTACCCACGTCTGAAgaggtccctgctgctgctgctgctcctcctgctccttgctGCTGCCGCCTACG GAGCTTGGTACTTCTACCCGTATGGGCTGTCGACACTCAGCCTGCCTTCCTTCCCGTGGTGGGGAGCTGGAAagctttcctcctcctctgaccTTCCTGGGGCAGGGGACCTGACCACGCTGGACCAG GGGGGACACCGACTCCTGGCTCGCTTCCAGGCCCTGGAGAAGCGCTTTGAGGCACTGGAGGCCGAGCTGTCGCAGTGGGAGCTGCGTCGTGGGGcggcagcagtgacagcaggggGAGAGCCCCCCCCGGGGGACATCCTTGCGCTGCTGGAGGGGCTGGTGAGCCGCCGGGACGCGGGGCTGAAGGAACACCTCCGCTCCGACATGGCCAACCAGCTCCAG GGTGAGCTGGATGTGCTCCGGGCCCAGGTGCAGAGGGATTTGGACGGGCGCCTGGGCAAGATGGCACAAGCTTCCCGG GAGATGGAGGCGCGCTTGCTGGAGCTGAACTCGGAGTGGCAGAG CTCGGTGCAGGAGAGCCTGCGAGGGACCTTCCAGCAGGAGGTGGGCAAGCTGGAGCAGGAGGTGGCAGTGCTGAGGAGGGAGCTGGCAAGCCTCAAGTCAGACCAGGAGGTGATGGGGAAGCACGTGAAGGGGATACTGGAGCAGCTGAAGACCGTGGGGGCAGAT GTGGAAGCACAGTTCCCAGTGTGGATCAGTAGGTTCCTGTCACAGTCCCAGCAGGATGGTGCTGCTGCCTTCATCCTCCAGCGGGAAGACTTGCAAGCAGAGCTCCGGGCTCTGGAGCAAAAGATCCTTGCAAAAGTCCTGGAGGACCGGAGACTGTCAGCACGGGATGCTCAGGCTGGCATTGGAGTGGCCCTGCGgcaaggaggggctgcaggagtgaCAGAGGAG CAAGTGCATCTCATCGTGGGCCAAGCCCTGAAGCGCTACAGCGAGGATCGTGTGGGGATGGTTGACTATGCCCTCGAGTCAGCAG GAGCCAGTGTCATCAACACTCGCTGCTCGGAGACCTACGAGATGCGGACGGCGCTGCTGAGCTTGTTTGGCATCCCCCTGTGGTACCACTCGCAGTCCCCCCGTGCCATCCTGCAG CCAGACGTGAACCCTGGGAACTGCTGGGCGTTTCGTGGCTCCGAGGGCTTTGCTGTCATCCGCCTCTCCGGCGTCATCCGCCCCACGGCTGTGACGCTGGAGCACATCCCGAAAGCCCTCTCGCCACAGGGaaccatccccagtgcccccaaggaCTTTGCTGTCTAT GgcttaaaggaagaaagagaggaGGAGGGCCTTCTCCTTGGACAGTTCACCTACAACCATGATGGCGACCCCATCCAAACATTTTACTTGGAG GGTGACTCCATGGGCACGTACCAGCTGGTGGAGCTGCGGGTGCTGAGCAACTGGGGCCACCCCGAGTACACGTGCATCTACCG